The following are encoded together in the Coffea eugenioides isolate CCC68of unplaced genomic scaffold, Ceug_1.0 ScVebR1_2364;HRSCAF=3379, whole genome shotgun sequence genome:
- the LOC113756467 gene encoding SUN domain-containing protein 2-like — MSASTVSITANPSTTARRRHVERKPFDSVDFAAEPNNFTAAATTTVSPAADHAKLTVGDAARDAVALGRKSLPNNGPTPRRATATARKPSSKPAKPWWLTVITIFAKNLVLLVVLLGLAHIVRQLALKNGGLTGEGVNLVPGDYKGNMEKVEEFIKSTAKTMKMMQVQVDVLDRKIGDEIGSVKGEIFEKIDAKSGEIEAKLKELGSRTVDLESFVGQLGGKMENWLSKEEFNKFLEEFKKGKGGDSVSLDEVRVFARGIVEREIEKHAADGLGRVDYALASAGGMVLKHSEPYTPGGLISGPSWIPLTNRHKVYSDAEKMLRPSFGEPGQCFPLKGSSGFVQIKLRTAIIPEAVTLEHAAESVAYDRSSAPQNCRVSGWLQGDSSDLVADAEKMLLLTEFVYDLEKNNVQTFDVVDSARANAINMIKFEFSSNHGSPSHTCIYRLRVHGQEPNSVSTFAMQS, encoded by the exons ATGTCGGCTTCTACAGTTTCCATCACCGCCAACCCCTCCACCACCGCTCGCCGCCGGCACGTCGAGAGAAAGCCTTTCGATTCAGTTGACTTCGCCGCCGAACCCAACAATTTCACCGCCGCTGCTACTACCACTGTGTCACCCGCTGCTGACCATGCGAAATTAACCGTCGGCGATGCAGCCCGAGATGCAGTTGCTCTGGGTAGGAAATCTTTGCCTAATAACGGACCTACTCCTCGGCGGGCCACGGCTACCGCTCGGAAACCTAGTTCAAAGCCGGCGAAGCCGTGGTGGTTGACTGTAATTACTATTTTCGCGAAGAATTTGGTGCTTTTGGTGGTTTTGCTGGGGTTGGCTCATATTGTTAGACAATTGGCGCTTAAGAATGGGGGGCTAACCGGGGAGGGTGTTAATTTAGTTCCTGGAGATTATAAGGGGAATATGGAGAAAGTGGAGGAGTTTATTAAGTCTACGGCGAAGACGATGAAGATGATGCAGGTGCAAGTGGACGTTCTTGATCGGAAGATTGGGGATGAGATCGGGAGTGTTAAAGGtgaaatttttgagaaaattgaTGCGAAGAGTGGGGAAATTGAAGCAAAATTGAAAGAACTTGGTAGTAGGACTGTTGACTTGGAAAGTTTTGTCGGTCAATTGGGAGGAAAGATGGAGAATTGGTTATCAAAAGAGGAATTCAATAAGTTTTTGGAGGAGTTTAAGAAGGGAAAAGGTGGGGATTCAGTGAGTCTTGATGAGGTTAGAGTTTTCGCGAGGGGGATCGTGGAGCGGGAGATAGAGAAGCATGCAGCTGATGGATTAGGGAGAGTGGACTATGCCTTGGCATCTGCTGGAGGCATGGTGTTGAAGCATTCAGAGCCCTATACGCCGGGGGGTTTGATAAGTGGGCCTAGTTGGATCCCGCTGACCAATCGGCACAAGGTTTACAGTGATGCTGAGAAGATGTTGCGTCCAAGTTTTGGCGAACCTGGTCAGTGTTTCCCCCTTAAAGGTAGCAGTGGGTTTGTGCAAATCAAACTGAGGACGGCAATCATTCCTGAGGCTGTAACGCTGGAACATGCTGCTGAG AGCGTTGCTTATGATAGGTCCAGTGCTCCCCAAAACTGCAGGGTCTCCGGGTGGCTGCAAGGAGATTCAAGTGATCTTGTGGCTGATGCTGAGAAGATGCTGCTTCTGACAGAGTTCGTGTACGACCTAGAGAAGAACAATGTTCAAacttttgatgttgtggactctGCACGTGCTAATGCCATTAACATGATTAAGTTTGAATTTTCATCCAACCACGGTAGCCCTTCTCATACATGCATATATCGCTTAAGGGTACATGGTCAGGAACCCAACTCTGTTTCAACGTTCGCCATGCAATCTTGA